Within the Trichoderma breve strain T069 chromosome 3, whole genome shotgun sequence genome, the region TCAGAAAAAGCGAATCCCATCATGGAGCCCATATTACCTGCACCGACAATGCCAATTTGCTTGATTTCCATAATTGCGTCTGGTTGAGCGCACCGGGCTGCAATTCAATGAAACATATACCGGGGTGGTTAAGGTGAGAAAAGATGCACAAAGATAGGAGTGCCATATAATGAAGAGCAATCTAAGAAGATTCCTGAATGGCAATTCAATTGAATTGAAACGAACTACAGAGTACAATTGCCACCTATATCTCTTTCAATCATAGTTGCGCTGCGCCGAATTGAATGACGCAATTGCTGCGACAACgctgccagcatcagcatgacGCTTGCAAATTACATCCCACAGCGAACGAAACTTACCATTTTATTAACATATACTTCTGCTAGAAACACAAATCTAACAAACTACCTAAGACCAGTATTTTATTCTAAAAGGAGTTTCGCAGTATCATCATGGGCATCGATTATCAGGGTCACAACATTCCCACATCTTTCGCATCCTGCAGCATCCCTCCCCACTTCAAAGCTAGTCTTCCTGAAAAACTAGAGGCCATTCGCAATGCTGGATTTGACGGAATAGAAATGTCAATGCCAGACATTCTGGAGTATGGCAGTCATATCGAAGGGAAGAAAATTCGCGAGGATGACTATGATACCCTGTCGGATGTGGCTGGGAAGATACGTATCTTGACTGATCAACTTGGCCTTGAGATTCTCATGCTGCAGCCGTTTTCGAGATTTGAGGGATGGCAAAAGGAGACGCACCCACAGGAGAGAAGTGAAGCGTTTGCACGCGCCAAGGGATGGATAAGAATTATGGAGTCGTTGGGCACCGATATGCTGCAGGTATGTCCGCCTCGGAGTTGTGTTATCAAAATCTAGTAGTAGCTAATTATATCTAGGTTGGCTCATCCGATGCACAAGATATATCACCTTCCTTGGACGAACATGCTCAGGACCTGCAAGAGTTGGCAGACCTACTCGGGGAGAAAGGCTTCCGGCTCGCATATGAAAACTGGTGCTGGGCAACCTACGCTCCCACATGGAAAGACGTCTGGGAGATATCACGCAAGGCTGATCGCAAAAACATCGGTCTCTGCTTGGACACTTTCCAATCAGCTGGCGGAGAATACGGTGATCCATCCACAGAGTCAGGCTATATCGAAGACTTCAGCTCAACTGAACTTGACATCCGATGGAAACATAGTTTGACCGAACTAGAGCACACGATTCCTGGAGACAAGATATTCCTGCTTCAGATTTCAGATGCATACAAAATGAAGCCGCCTCTGCGCGACACAAAGGAGAGGCCGAGGTCAGTATGGAGTCATGATTATCGCCCACTGCCCTTTAATGGAGGGTATTTGCCGATTCAAGACTTTCTAAAGTCTGTTTTGCGAACGGGTTTTCGGGGCTGGCTTTCTGTTGAAGTGTTTGATTCGAAGCCCAAAGAAGGATCGTCAATGGAGAGTTTTGCAAAGGCAGCTATGGATTCCTTGACTCGCATGCTCATTGCGACGATGGAATGAGTTGATACATAGACATGCAAATACTCGAATGAAACAAGTTGCTATTGTCAAAGTTTGACCACAATAAACACGTCTATCGTGTTGAGCATCCAACATTAGAAATTAAAGCGTGGGCACGACGGAGTACACGAGCCAGAGGTCTAAGGCAAGTGCAGTAATGAGTGAAAGAGGTCATTGGTACCTCGCAGTTTGATGTCGCGATATGATGCACAGCTACCAACTCACTGCCGGCTAGGATATAATATAGACTAGCTATAAGAAGAATTTGGCTTCTTATATGCACAATTTCCATTTCATTTCAATTGTCATTTCATATGGAGTCACTTCGGCAGCCGTGAAATTGACTGTATCTGTTTGCGTTATGATTTATCGAGAGGATACGATTACACATATTTATATTGTCCTTGACGAAGGGCCAATCAGAGGAGGCGTAATGTCTATCATGGCAAATAGAATCGTGCCCTTATAACactaaaaaaagcaaaagacggGTCTGACTGCCTTGCTAGGTCAGTTGGTAGAGTGTGAGACTCAAAATAGAGGCACACGTTCGGACGCAATCTCAAGGTTGCGTTACCGACCTCCGCGCGATGCTTTTAACTATCTATTAGATTCTGcagtctttctttttttattctttagATCATTTTTGTGTTCGTAAATGTGGTTGTGTTCTTCATTAATCGATGGGTTCAACCAAAAAAACCGTAAACAGATATATAGTCTTGCTCCCTTGCCGCTGACTGATTCCGTCAAACTCCCTAACGCCAGGTTCCCCCATTATTGCATGTAATCCATGTGCACGCCACTCTCTGGGCcccagaaagaaaaagaaaagatcaTTAtcttgctctcttcttcatctcttcatctcctcgcTCGCTCCCAGCAATGTAACACACACTACTGATGCCAGGGCAGCCAAGCTCCCCAAAATCAGCATCTGTACGCCCTCCCAAATGCAGCGCATCCAGCTACTCGAGGCATCTCCTCCCCTCAGCAGCCAGCTCTTGCCCGCACCAAAAGACATTAACGCCACCAGACACAAGGCAATGCTCCACCGGAGGCCAAGACCGACCGTCGAAGCGAACAAGTACGGCAGCAAGGGAATGGTGCCGCCGATAACGTAGCCCAGAGAGATGGATAGGCCCGAGGCGAGCGGCCAGACGGGCAGCTGATCAGCGCCACCCGACGTCTCTTCGACTGAGAACGCGGCTCGCGAGGAATGCAGTTGGCGGACGACGTCGTACAAGCCCTCGGGACGCTCCTTGAGAGTCGACACAATGTCCGTGACCATCCAACCGGGTAGAGCGAGGGGTTCCAGATGCCGTCTTACAAGCATCTCTTGTgcctccttgttcttctcatcaatgctctccctctcgccTTCGTAGCGAAGCATGCctttgagctcctcctcatcgccatcctggTTCTCTGCCGTGGTAGAAGGTAATTCGTCTTTGGCGGAGAGATAGCCACCGATACCCATGCTAATGCTTCCCGCACAAAGTTCCGCCAGACCTGCGTAAATGACAGTGTCTGTTCGTCCAAGAGAACTGAGGCCCGCGGTGAGGGCAAAGGGCACAGTTAGGCCATCTGAGAAGCCGAGTGTGAAGTCTGAGAGGAATCGGATGAGGAGGGGGCTTCTTGATTTCGTCATGATGGAAGGATTTTGTGTTTCGGCGTAGCTGAGATGACGGTTGGGAGAGATGCGCTTTTGGAGGGAGTTTCAATACAAATCAGTGAGTCAAATGcgagggaggaggagagcgatAGTGAAGATTGAGAGAAAGTGAATCAACCAACCCAACGAGTCGAGGGAGGATCGGCTTGTCGATAGCTTATGACGACGTGACACAGTGACATTCGGCTTATCGGCAAAGCTCTTGAGCAATTGCTAGCAGGAGTACATGTTAGTCTCTCATATCAATagttctctcttccatctcaagGCCGGATCAGCTGTGCACGCAGTCTCTGGCTAAAAGGCTCCGCCCGCTTCCCTGCGTTCTGCATGCACGTTACATCGCCTGTCCAGCCTGATGTTTGCTTCCCCGAAGGCGTCCAAACCCACCCCATCCAGTCCACTCTTCCCTTCGGTCTGCAGCTGTATGCCAACACCAACCCCAGAGGGGCCACCGAGCTGCCTTGCTGCCTCTCAAGGAGACCCTGATTTGCCTCATGCCAGACAATAGTCCTCTGCATTTCCTGCCGTCCTTCCGTAGCCCGGGCCAGGCACGCCGAACTGGCCTCACATGCTCGCTCCAAGCAGATGCTCGACTTGGGCCCACGTGCGCGCAACTTACAACGCCGGTGATTAAGAATACACAGACGCTGATTCGGGGAGCGGAGAAAACCCACAAGGTGCATAAGCCTCTTTCTACTTCTTAACAAGCAGGGGTCGCCTAGCATGAGTTAGTTAGCTAGGGCCCGTGGGGTGGCGCCGTGCATGTTAGGCGGGGAGGTTGACAGGATGCATCGAAGGATTTTCGTCTCTGCCTCGTTGCCTGTTTCTGCGATTTGGAATACCACGTCTTATATGAAATTGGTGGTGTGATGGTCAATTGGGGCAGTGgccgagaagagaaagaaaagcctTAGATTGTGCCTATCAACAAACAGAAGAGAATAAGCACATCTTGCGTGAGATAAGGAACAACAGAAGATCTTTTTTGTTGGTGTTTAGAGGGGGAAAAATATGGAGAGGCGGCTGCCCAACTAGGAAGCTGGGACTTTTGGAATGCCGGAGGTGGCGCCGCACACGAGCCGATCTAAGTCGGCGTGGTTAGCAGAATTAGGCAGTAATTATGATAACTCGAACTTAAGCCAAGGCTGGACTGGACACAAGATAACCATCACCGCTATTTGCTTGACTCTACAGTATTTGCTTGCTGCCATATGCACGGGGACTTTGCAATTGGTGTGTGTACAGTTATTTTTTTGTTAATCCAAGTCTTCTGCCGGGATTCAGGCTACCTTATCTTgctactacatgtacctatcCAAGCAGCACAAGTCCCATCCATATTATAATCTCAAACGAGGTGAAAAAATAAGAGCAGCACTTAGTAGTCAGTGGTGACGGGCTTGTATCCCTTGGGCGGGTTCAGGCCGTCAGGGAGCTCAATGGTGTCCGCGTAGTAAGTGGGAAGCTTGCTGTGCTCCCacgtcttcttgatggcgggCAGAATGGTGCGGCCAGAGAAGCTGCGGTCGAGGGACAGGTTGGGAGCAGGGTACTGGGCATTGTTGCCTTCGCCCTCCTCGTTGAAGATACCGGCGTAAGAGGCGTTCCAGAAGTAGCTGTTGGCAGCGTTGGTGGAAGGCCACTTGCGGAGGCGGTCGCCAGTCTGCTTGGCAACAAAGTCGAAGACGTTGGCACCGACATCCCAGCGGCCCAGGGTGTGGAGGCCCCAGTTGGCCTCGACGGTGGCGATTTCGCTGTAGTGGTTGTAGAAGTTGTTGTCGCTGGTGCCAACAAGGTGCTTGGGGACGGCGTCGCCGAGCAGGATTCCGAGAATCCGGTTGCGCTGGGCGTAGGTCTCGCTCTCATCCCAGGTGAGGAGAACAAGAGTGTTGTCCATGaagttcttgttgttgaggaGGGGCTCGAGGAAAGTGCGGCACCACTTGCCGGCAACGCCGACAGTGGAGTCGTGGCCGTCAGAGGTCATGTTGGGGGTGATGAACATCCACTGGGGCAGcttgttctccttgaggTCCTTGTGGAACTGGGAGCGGCTGGTGTCGATCAAGGACAGGTTCTTGATCTGAGACAGACGCTGCTCGTAGTGGGTGACGCTGTTGGCCAGGATGGCGGGGTTGTGCTTGCGGACGTAGTCGTTGGCGCCCGTCTTTGTGTTGACGTAGCTGAAGCCCTCGTAGCCGGAGTAGGGCATGTCCTCCTCGTAGTGGCCCCAAGAGATGCCACGATCCTCGAGCAGGTCGACGACGGTCGACACGTTGAAGTCGAGCGCCCACAGGTCATCGTTCTCCATGCCAAAGTAGTCACCAGCAATGGAGGCCATGTAGTTGGGCTGGGAAGGGTGAGTGACACCGAAGAAGTTGGTCAGCTTGACACCCTTCTTGGCAAAGAAGGTGAAGTTGGCTATAGATGATGCTGTCAGCATTTGttcccatcttcttttttcagACAAGCTTCTTAAACTTACGGTCACCATCG harbors:
- a CDS encoding VIT family domain-containing protein, which encodes MTKSRSPLLIRFLSDFTLGFSDGLTVPFALTAGLSSLGRTDTVIYAGLAELCAGSISMGIGGYLSAKDELPSTTAENQDGDEEELKGMLRYEGERESIDEKNKEAQEMLVRRHLEPLALPGWMVTDIVSTLKERPEGLYDVVRQLHSSRAAFSVEETSGGADQLPVWPLASGLSISLGYVIGGTIPLLPYLFASTVGLGLRWSIALCLVALMSFGAGKSWLLRGGDASSSWMRCIWEGVQMLILGSLAALASVVCVTLLGASEEMKR
- a CDS encoding phosphoesterase family domain-containing protein; its protein translation is MLSKVVSLLAAAGLASAAAVNKSPCKPSHTTTAWESQYTATGTAAVAAAAATAKTSSPTSHVKGKAFDRYVVIYFENQDFSKADGDPNFTFFAKKGVKLTNFFGVTHPSQPNYMASIAGDYFGMENDDLWALDFNVSTVVDLLEDRGISWGHYEEDMPYSGYEGFSYVNTKTGANDYVRKHNPAILANSVTHYEQRLSQIKNLSLIDTSRSQFHKDLKENKLPQWMFITPNMTSDGHDSTVGVAGKWCRTFLEPLLNNKNFMDNTLVLLTWDESETYAQRNRILGILLGDAVPKHLVGTSDNNFYNHYSEIATVEANWGLHTLGRWDVGANVFDFVAKQTGDRLRKWPSTNAANSYFWNASYAGIFNEEGEGNNAQYPAPNLSLDRSFSGRTILPAIKKTWEHSKLPTYYADTIELPDGLNPPKGYKPVTTDY
- a CDS encoding xylose isomerase-like TIM barrel domain-containing protein, which translates into the protein MGIDYQGHNIPTSFASCSIPPHFKASLPEKLEAIRNAGFDGIEMSMPDILEYGSHIEGKKIREDDYDTLSDVAGKIRILTDQLGLEILMLQPFSRFEGWQKETHPQERSEAFARAKGWIRIMESLGTDMLQVGSSDAQDISPSLDEHAQDLQELADLLGEKGFRLAYENWCWATYAPTWKDVWEISRKADRKNIGLCLDTFQSAGGEYGDPSTESGYIEDFSSTELDIRWKHSLTELEHTIPGDKIFLLQISDAYKMKPPLRDTKERPRSVWSHDYRPLPFNGGYLPIQDFLKSVLRTGFRGWLSVEVFDSKPKEGSSMESFAKAAMDSLTRMLIATME